One segment of Clostridium botulinum DNA contains the following:
- a CDS encoding O-methyltransferase, with the protein MSKITYDYMEDYIRGLIPDRKGILKEIEDFAKENAVPIVQKETGVFLEFMVNMKRPLRILELGTAIGFSSILMYEAAKTNPEIITIERDEKMIEFAKLNLKKFNLEDKIKIEQGDCLEVLEKLEEPFDLIFMDAGKGHYNHFLPHCLRLLKQDGVIIADNVLFRGMVASNELVKRRKITIVKRMRTYLDMVTSDEELITTVIPMGDGIAVTKRR; encoded by the coding sequence ATGAGTAAAATTACATATGATTATATGGAAGATTATATAAGAGGTCTAATTCCTGATAGAAAAGGAATATTAAAAGAAATAGAAGATTTTGCAAAAGAAAATGCCGTTCCTATAGTTCAAAAAGAAACAGGGGTATTTTTAGAGTTTATGGTAAACATGAAAAGACCACTTAGAATTTTAGAACTTGGTACAGCAATAGGTTTTTCATCTATATTAATGTATGAAGCTGCAAAAACTAATCCAGAAATTATAACAATTGAGAGAGATGAAAAAATGATAGAATTTGCTAAATTAAATTTGAAAAAGTTTAATTTAGAAGATAAGATAAAAATAGAACAAGGTGACTGTCTTGAAGTTTTAGAAAAATTAGAAGAACCTTTTGATTTAATATTTATGGATGCGGGTAAAGGTCACTATAATCATTTTCTTCCACATTGTTTAAGATTATTAAAGCAAGATGGAGTCATTATAGCTGACAATGTTTTATTTAGAGGTATGGTAGCTTCTAACGAGCTTGTTAAAAGAAGAAAGATAACTATAGTTAAAAGAATGAGAACATACTTAGATATGGTTACTAGCGATGAAGAATTAATAACAACAGTAATACCTATGGGCGATGGTATTGCAGTCACAAAAAGGAGGTAA
- a CDS encoding peptidase U32 family protein, translating to MRKPEILAPAGNLEKLKIAIDFGADAVYLGGGKLNLRAFSNNFTNEEMAEGIKYCHDRDKKVYVTLNVFARNHDLKGAGEYIKSLYDLGVDAVLIADPSLIAIAKEVAPDLELHLSTQANTVNWVATKFWHDLGVKRIVLARELTFNEIRTITSNIPEDCDIEAFVHGSMCIAYSGRCLISNYMLGRDANKGVCSNACRYKYHLMEETRPGEYYPVVEDENGTYIMNSKDLCMINYIPELVQSGIYSFKIEGRMKSEFYVASVVKAYREALDAYWEDPENYKFKDEWMDTLNKISHRKYHTGFFLGKMGEQTYEESSYVRDYDIVGMVKSYDPETKIATILQKNRVFENDEVEVLRPHTPYFNVKLLEMFDAEKNVKTDVANRAHMTFTVKVDEPLQENDMLVKSNKVLSL from the coding sequence ATGAGAAAACCAGAAATTCTAGCACCAGCTGGAAATTTAGAAAAATTAAAAATTGCAATAGACTTTGGAGCAGATGCTGTATATTTAGGGGGAGGAAAACTAAATTTAAGAGCATTTTCAAATAATTTCACTAATGAAGAAATGGCAGAAGGAATAAAATATTGTCACGATAGAGATAAAAAAGTATATGTAACTTTAAATGTTTTCGCAAGAAATCACGATTTAAAAGGTGCAGGAGAATATATTAAAAGTTTATATGATTTAGGTGTTGATGCAGTTCTGATAGCAGATCCATCATTAATTGCTATAGCAAAAGAAGTAGCACCGGATCTTGAATTACATTTAAGTACTCAAGCTAACACTGTTAATTGGGTCGCAACTAAATTTTGGCATGATTTGGGAGTAAAAAGAATTGTATTAGCAAGAGAATTAACTTTTAATGAAATTAGAACAATAACATCTAATATTCCAGAAGATTGTGATATAGAAGCATTTGTTCATGGGTCAATGTGTATAGCATATTCAGGTAGATGTTTAATATCTAACTATATGCTTGGAAGAGATGCTAATAAAGGTGTATGCTCAAATGCATGTAGATATAAATATCATCTTATGGAAGAAACAAGACCTGGTGAATATTATCCAGTAGTTGAAGATGAAAATGGTACATATATAATGAATTCTAAAGATTTATGTATGATTAACTATATACCAGAACTTGTACAAAGTGGAATATACTCATTTAAAATAGAAGGTAGAATGAAAAGTGAATTTTATGTAGCTTCTGTTGTAAAAGCATATAGAGAAGCATTAGATGCTTATTGGGAAGATCCAGAAAATTATAAATTTAAAGACGAGTGGATGGATACATTAAATAAAATAAGCCACAGAAAATACCATACTGGATTCTTCTTAGGTAAAATGGGAGAACAAACTTATGAAGAATCATCTTATGTAAGAGATTATGATATTGTAGGTATGGTTAAATCATATGATCCTGAAACTAAGATAGCTACAATACTTCAAAAAAATAGAGTGTTTGAAAATGACGAAGTAGAAGTGTTAAGACCTCACACTCCATATTTTAATGTTAAGCTTTTAGAGATGTTTGATGCAGAAAAGAATGTAAAAACTGATGTGGCTAATAGAGCACATATGACATTTACAGTAAAAGTTGATGAGCCATTACAAGAAAATGATATGTTAGTAAAATCTAATAAAGTACTTTCTTTATAA